atcggttttttaataatttaacgatgGAGAGAGACATGGACGCTAAACTGTCTATATTACTATCTAAGACAGGTTGGTTGGGATATTTTGGTGTAAAGTATCTTAATTGCAATTTGTGTTACCCAGATagggtttttaaaatttaaaccccCCTTCCCTCCcaagaaataattgaaaatactccactgatatatagtatatactatataggtactagagAGCCTATATAGGCTTTCTACTATATACTAAATGAAACCTAGAGGCTATAGGCCAGAAGAATGtctgtatagtgtattattattatatattagaatagtatcaataattcataattcaaataaatttttttttttttatttaattttagttatagtaattttatttcctcTCAACGCACATCAAACTTAACGTGTTTATTACTGTTTTCTCCCTAAATTACCTTCAATGTAGGAATTTCTAATGTGAAACTTTtactcattgtttttttttctcaccgcctctttttaattatttcattcatatttaatcGTACCATTCTTGTatagattgtaaattaaaattttcataaataaacgacatttattaaataaaaaatttaaaaagttattttacttCCCAtcgaaatttcaaataaacgaTACAATTCCAAAGATGTTTCATATACTATACACAACAATCACAGCAAGCTATGGTATCTACATTGAACCATAGAGTACTGAGTAACTCTATGCATTGACCACTATATGATAACCACGTTCGTTAGTTATCATATAGTTCCATGGTATCTACAaccatagataataatctATGTCTACAACTGCCATGATATCATGGTTTTATCAGACCACATGGACaaggataataatttaaggttatcataattcataatattaaattttcattcttaacaaaaacaatactttttaaatatactagtaCTTTGAAAGTTCAAAATATCAGTTGAGTTATAAAACAACGACAAAAATGCCCAAGTCAAAGAGagataaaaaaagtaagttaTTCTGTTATATTAAGCGTTATTTTGGATTCATAGAACAGTTGAACTatccaaattataatattagttgcaTACATTTCTCTTAGTTTGATacagtaaacataatatattcaaaatgaaaaacaataatttgtgaatttcatgaattgtattttaaaatatataaattatttttttttatcaacatatttatggaataataatataataattgagatTATCTTAAAGTGTTGTGTTATTAAATActgataaatatgtatttatttaaatgttttgtgttttACAATAGTTTCATTAACCAAGACTACCAAATTGGGTTCTAAATTGAAACAATCTGTTATGGAAAATCTCCGGGAAGCTGTTAACAAATATGAACACATATTTGTATTCCATACTGATAATATGCGTAATGGTAAATTAAAAGATGTGCGAAATGAATGGAAAGATAGCAGGTACCTAATTTCTatctaaattatactaaaatgtttttaacttataatttttttgtattaaatactttaggTTCTTTTTTGGGAAGAATAAAGTGATGTCATATGCTCTTGGAAAATCAGCTCAAGAAGAAATTCAAACTAATTTACACAAATTAGCTCTTAAAATTGAAGGGCAATgtggattattatttacaaacagaCCCGTTGATAAAGTTATAGAGTAAGATacctattctattttattattggtaattatatctattagttttttatgtttgatgtACATCTAATGTTAAGGTGGTTTGATAACTACTCAGAGCCAGAATTTCCCAGGGCTGGTATTAGAGCTGCATACACTGTGACATTAGATGAAGGCCCTTTACCAGACACGTTTATCCATTCAATGGAACCTTCATTAAGACAACTTGGTTTACCAACAAGTTTACAACGCGGTGTTATTCAAGTTCTAAAAAGTCATACAATATGTAAAGAAGGAAGCATTATCACACCCGAGCAGTCTAGACTACTTGTAAATAActcacattaaaatttataaatatcaaacaaatcatttatcaactaatattttacttttagaaaCTTTTTGGACACAAAATGGCACAattcaaaatagtattaagGTATGTTTGGTCTAAAGATGGACAATTTCGACCTTTACTTgatgagtaatattttattacaaacagaaaaaacatcataaattaatttaatttacaagatcatgaaaaaaatgtacttgataaatttcaaatatactcaattgttttaagaattaaataataatttttgttttaattttccatattttgaatttaatagaaatcaaaatatctGTTATTTACTTCCATACATTagtgttaaatgtataatacttatttataaaagtaactggtatatataaaaacataaacagctattaagtataaattaaactcattaattaacattgatatttttcaaaagtaaattaaccactaatatgtattatgtagcaTACATAATGCATAACAAAACTTGGATGAttgttaatattcaattaacataatttgatTAGTATGTAATAGAAATTACACATAGACTCAGTAAAcgcgtatttattttttaattaacaaaaatatgctCCTTTCAGTAGATAACTGTTCTGCTGTACAGTACATGTCAAGTATTTCCCATAGAATAGGTCATTACTTATTGTTATGGatgtattacatttgaattcaatgataaatcatatactcatgtacaataaaaaacaattctcaGCTAAGATGATCACTccactcaaaatttaaattatacatcagAATGTTAAATGTGTTCTGTCGGccatataattaaaagacttaaataaataatatctgttAAGTATTAATTCAACTTGATGTGtatcatttaagtatattttagtggAAACACTTTATTCATTAGTCCATTACTTGATccacaataattacaattactaAATTCTTTTAAGCATTTTGAGAATATctgattttaattgttaaggGTCCTTGTgattcaacaatttttaaagtttagattacctacttaaaattgtagtattgttttattaaaaactgaaaaaatgttaatatttcaaatttaaattaaatataacaataataaatattccaaCTCAAACATTTTTGGCATACATtctttagttttgttttattctattttaatcaaatatcatCCACATAAATATTCCCCTATCTTACATAGACACTTTATGGGCATATTTATTAGTGGTTCTATTGATGCGCCTGAACTTCtaacagaaataaatatatgtaaattaaatttaaaaaaaaagttgaattattttcttttagattttgtgtataatttaatattaatttcaaaattttaaggtATTggtcaacattataatattacaatattaaatgtaaaaacattacTATGCAActaaacatttgatttataaattaataacttcacAGACTATTTccgatatatgtatacatcactatcattttaatatagtaaccATTCTGTGATTCTgtgttttatatgattatactcgtataattaaaataaaattaaataaataatataataatagtgatgtATTTGTTTGAAGAAACTATTACTTATCATGAAACCCTTTTTAAGGAAGTCATACCCACAAACGTTTCAATCATACAAATTGTCCATACATTTGTATAGCAAATTTGTGttctgttattttaaattttatagtaaccTAATAAAAGAGTGAATTGATCTATTATCAAACTAAAAGGTAAGACTATCTGTGTTTACCCAtaagttttcataatattttagattttaatcaaGTTGTGACTTAGtgagtatgtaaaatataacagtttaaaaatttttataacttgctttaacattaaaatatcaataaatgtttaagattatgatattatttttaagttacattTGTATGcacaatgatttttataatagttaacattcataattttttaaagtaattatgatttagtgtagtaaatatatttattttttttttacataattttaagttactataaaatatttttttttgataggttatacttaaaaaaagtattattgtcatcattttttaaaatttttatttcatatacttagcagaatatttttataaaattttgatgcatgtataataattaaatttttaaacaagtaCTGAATAAGTTATGAgttgttacttattataatatatatttgaagttTATATGATCGGTAAAATGGAGGAATAACCTTGCAAAATACTTTTCTGTTACTCCTCTCATATAAACTTTAGATATCTACTTATAACTAGGGTTTGAAACCTTTTGcacttgcatattttttttgtaaagtatgttaaacattttttttctaaaatagttGATCttgatgtaaatattatgattatttatatctatcagTAATTGAAGGTCTTGTTATCAACATATGACtattgctatttattttatttgaaaattttaaattagaaacatCTTAACATAATCATTACACTATATCAGAGGTGGGCAACTGGCAGCTCGCGAGCATTTTTACTGGCCCACCCTACATTTCTAAATTgcatcatacaattttaaagtttataatatatactctatattctataatctatatatatgtacagtcTATCTTATCGATATAATAACTGTTATCTGGTATTGAACATTGTTAAATGTCttaatgtcataatatagtatatatacacatatgtatacatatagctTTTATCCATAGCTATTTGCAGTGGCATAGTTATGGTTTTGTTCTGGGGGGgggatatacaatttattggttAAACATAAAGTGGGGGGCTCCAATAAGtcaatgatttaaacattaaaaaaaaggctCTGGGGGGGGATCTATCCCCATATCCCCCCCCATAACTACGCCACTGGGCCTATTTGTATTGTGCtgccattaaatttattattttcgtgttTTTGTAGTTCTTAATAATGTGATGTCATGTCCGCAAAAAAGCGTAAAAttgatgatgaaaataaaaatgttgacacCTCATgggattattattaacaaaataaatgctaattaaaattgattattaacatCAATTCTgtattcaaatgaaaaaaaaaaacttatacaaATGTTGTGtacttagattatttttaataatatatattttattttttaacaagtcTGAagcttataaacttataaaaaattaacagctTATTAAAaccctgttttttttttaaaaaacatcaacattctcagaaacatattttacttcagaataaaaatgattcataACAAACAAGTTATGTAATGGCTTCaaattaggtaaaaaaaactttttgagaaagaaaaaatgtatgtttaaaataatcaccctatatattcttaaaaaattaacagttaTTAATATCACATTGCACTTTGGCCTATCCATTTTTtgcatacttattatttaaatagaaaaaataatattcaaagattttattattttgtaaaaaattgtatactctaaaatattttagaaatcaatttctttaaatattatctaaaattatacatttttggaagacatacaaattaattttatttttatgctcaAAGATAGATTTATCTTAGTCTCCCAAAACAGTATTAATGGTCTAGTATTCTCTGAGTCCTTGGTGGAAAAAAATCCATCAAAAttcactataaattaatacaaaaattacttaatgctaatagttaatattatgtaaaaataaggCATTTCGGctgtgaataaattaataataatatagtaaatacatttatcattaatatttttaagaaaaaaatatatttccttctatattacatacttacaaactgaaaaaaaaatagaaactaaACATGTAccaatttagtttaaaaataattcatcattTTGTAGATGAATTACcaatcaaaaattgaaataatatttaataaaattaagattaacTGAACACAATAGGtacgacatattatataaatataactattgtacatcaaagaaaataaatactaacaaaATCCTATagcattataatgaaaattttaatttatcgactgtaacatttaataatttaaaatgaagtaggtaggtacatgtttaaaaaaaaattttaggcTTATAACTACTGAATGAATTCTTGTGtatgttatcaattatatttctaaaagttCTTGGctctatacataattaattatacataaaataatataaattttttaataatctgttTAACTTAAGAAATGTACTTAGTAGTCAAATTGTATGTAACGATATGGCTCCAATATGCAACAGGCCTACAGATGGCTGatttagcaaaatattttttgtattaacaactcaaactgtaaaataatatattttttcttttattctattgagtttttaaaagttttgttaaaattctgatttttttattttttatagattatttcaattgttttttgttttgtttgtttacattttgaaatgtattttaaatagttaatttttaaataaattccatttgtatattttcgtaaatattataaatggtaaCTATTATTGAATACCAATATTAGATTTCccttttaattaactattttaattatactacaccttactaaataattatgttattgtactaccaaattttaatcatacaaaTTAGGTTATTAGGTCAGGTTATAAAACAGAAGATTTTCAATGattaactatacaataataatgcatgttttgattttaacaatatttttaagattatttaatataaagcaTTAGCACTTACCTCCCATAAACAGAAAATAGTGCACTTTCATtggtaacatttttacatctaCTTGTATTAACGGCatcttgtaataattattcttttcaCTGaatcaataactaaaaatacaacataaatatcatcaataataatttttatatatttgataaattattattcacagaattataaatattataccttttatataaagtttctttaggctaataatatataattagttataatattcaccAATAATATGCgaaactaaaatatcaaagaaatataaaactcatattgttaagtaattaattgCTTAAcatgtaaatttgttttttaatcatataatatggtttcattattctataattgttaaacctagttatgttgttttaatttttaaaatagtttgaaatttacataaaaaattataaactaaatatttaacaataacagTTTAACTTGATTCAGATTAtaagttatgttttaaaaacgatttaaaacaTGAgtgaaaagtaattaaaaataattactagtgCATcgatgaaaaacaattaacactaattattaaaattaaaatattaatctacaACACAGCGACAGATTGTCTGCTTTGTACTACACGATTTTTTATAGTGAATggtgataactgataactgatataaataatcgatttgataaaaaaaaaatagataccaCCATCGAGATAGATAAGATATACATGCAAGGtggatattatatatctatataatattatacagggtgTATCTTATGTCGTTGTACGCGGgtttttttaacgattatGGATCGACAActtggaattttaaaaaaaagaaaaaatacgtgtttctttattttaaacggccaatttttttataacaattttaaaatttttaagcaagCAGTTGTACCAACatcaaaatcaacatttttttttcaaatggtaacaaatatattttttgatcgaTACTTATAgagctttttttaaaaaaaaaattgatgttaaaatcatacattttggtTCACTGGTTTATTTATTACGGGCATcctaaactttaataaattgatttaaatggaTTGTATTTCTAGagatatgaataatttttttttaaactttcttttaataaaattctacacttttttataaacttaatcaAAATCTTATCATACAcgtgtaaaaacaaaatagaagTAGAAGTATTTTTCTGGGATGATTGCCTACAAAActgttgaacatattttaacatacaattataaaataagtgagTACATACATACTTGCTATTATTGTATGATCCTCATAACTcgattaatttagattttttctagatagttattttgtttatttaaaataatctaagttTGGATACTTAATTAGGcagataagtattataataatattcggttattattataataacattggaAGTCTTTAATTAACACATGATACAGATacctatattgataaattaactatttatgtaaataattatgcaagttgtttatttaaaatcatgattatttaaagattCTAGTTATatctaactttatttttattatttgcaaatgtacaaatatatttattacaaatcagtttaagtttttactcGATCAAGACGTTTTTATAGAGAAGTTTAGTTCAATAAACACTTTATTGTGCGAGTTATAATGCATTCGATTGAGGAGCGtgtggaaataatttttttgtatggttCTACCAAATGTCTTGCCGAAACTGCTAgacaatttaatgttttacatcCAGGTAAAAATTAgacacatttaattatttaaaatacgtaattaattcgtctacaaaaatgtatgtaatagtaatagttttaaaattaataaatttatttttttcaaatagaaaataatgttcaaaaatcATATGTCAAACATCTTGTTGACAAGTTTCGAGAAACTGGAAgtgttaatgataaaaaaaaaccaggaCGAATCGCAGAAGTAGTTCAAAACGAAAATACGAAAATAACGGTTTTAGGTATGGTTGCTAATGACCCTACGCAGTCATTAAAAACCTTATCGGAAAATTTGGGAATTTCAAGGCAAAGTGTTTggcgtatattaaaaaaccataAGTATAAACCATTCAAAATGAGTATTGTTCAGGAATTAGGAGAAGGTGACGAAGACAGACGCTTAGAATTTTGTGAGactattttggaaaaaataaatgctaatGCAGATTTAATAAAGCACATCGTATTTAGCGACGAATCGTCATTTTCCCTTTCTGGGGAAGTTAATACACAAAACTGCCGTTATTGGTCCGATAGTAATCCACATGTCTTGAGACATGGACATACACAATGGccccaaaaaataaatgtctggGCTGGTATTTTTGGTGACCATGTTATCGGgccaatattttttgaaggtAATTAACTGGGGAAAAGTACCTTGCTATGCTTCAGAATGTCATTCAGCCATTAGTTGTTCGGGCAATAGAGGACAATGATAATCATACAGAGTTAGAtgaagaaaatgtattttttcaacaagATGGTGCACCAGCTCATTATACAATTCCAGTCAGAGAGTACTTGGATCGCGAATATCCAGGAAAGTGGATTGGACGTCGTGGACCTATTGAATGGCCCCCAAGATCACCAGATTTAACaccaattgatttttttctttggggacatttaaaaacagtagTCTATAAAACTCCAAACGACAACattgaaatgttaaaaacaagAATTTTTGATGAATGCCATAAATTAACACCtgccaattttaaaaatattcgtcAGGAATTCCAAGACCGATTATACTACTGTCAAGAAGTAAATGGTATGcaatttgaacatttaatttaaattttatagtcattttaatttttttttattttaaaataaaccaaaaaaatgtttaaaatatttttatttagttcatTAGATAATGTATTTCCCAAGTTTTATGTGTCTGATAAGATCTttgatttaagtttataaaaaggtGTAGAATATtgcattaaaagaaaaatttaaaaaaattatttatagctctagaaatacaatttatttaatagcttAGGGTGCCCGTAGTAAATAAACCAGTGaatcaaaatgtatgattttaacatcatttttttttttaaaaaaagctcTATAAGtatcgattaaaaaatatatttgttaccatttgaaaaaaaaatgttgattttgatGTTGGTACAACTGcttgcttaaaaattttaaaattgttataaaaaaattggccgtttaaattaaagaaacacgtattttttcttttttttaaaattccaagTTGTCGATCCATAATCGTTAAAAAACCCCGCGTACAACGACATAAGATAcaccctgtatattatatatccacCTGACACCTTGTATACATGACATAATCTTATCTATTTCAGTGGATCAcgaattaagatattattattattcgtggtTTCaatgttgaatataaaatgaacataTCTATTTACTAGATatcttttaacattataacactacacataatgattaatttaacactcaacactcattatttcgaatattattattaatataaaaattaataaaaaaaaaaacaaattttttaaaataatgagtgttgtttgataaataaatcaatatgtaTAGAGTGTTATAACGTTAAAAGGTATTTGGTAAGTAGATGTGttcattttatacctattcaaCATTGAAACACATCATATCATAATAACCACTCtgcatatattaaaaaaatattttaaaaagagtaACTGGTAAAGTAGATGTCAGTGATGTCACATAATATgactactataaaatatacaatataatattgttctatgtccactttcaaaataatctcGATTCAACAAgtgtttagtttttatgtGACGTCTTATAGTATCTTTCCGTAAGAACTTTTTGTTACAATCATGATAATCctataaagattatattaggtatattaaatattaatataataatatataccattttaaaatctattaataaattaggtacttacaaaaaaatcgTTGACACCAAAATTTGTCTCTTCTAGAGTTCGTTTGGGATGAATACTTTTCttatgaaatttcaaattttcaacagTAGCAAATTGTTTTCGACAGAGATTGCACAcctattcattaaaatcatgcctaaatatatttagccatgaataaaatgatgaaagtttattattttataatagtaaataaaagtaCCTAAGGTAGTAAGGTACCAGTGGCGAATTCTTCAGGTATACTCAGCATGCACCGcatgcttaaaaataaaaacgttattaatcaaagtacaaaaattattttataatcaataaaatattacatatttaaaaaaatatataatatattaattcatttatttctgtTATACTTAGGTATTTGTGTTTATCTTTATTCTAACATTTAATGACAGAGCATGCAATACGAGTAGATGTGTGCGCACTGCGCAAGCTATACGACCCTTGTTATCGCTGTAAAAAAAACCAGTTAATCCGAGACCCCCTCTACTAGCAGCCGTGTATTAATCACCCGGGGCATGCTAATTCTGTTGTGCTTCgtcattgaatttataaaatttacgtgTACGAgtaaatgacaatttttttaattttagttaaaagagTTAGTCCAGTGACTAgttccaattaaaataattaaagtaatatttaagtaagtacttttgtatataacatatattaaattaaagtcttatttataaattaatacaaatttgtgtattatttattaattataaattaaatagaactataatacattatgataaatgaGCATGCCCATACATCAGTCAGCATTCGCCACTGTAAGGGTCATAGACCTATTGTAAATAGGTCTATGGTAaggtacctaattttatatgtttatacaaatatttaccttATAATCtctattagatttttttcttctcaaTTCGTgagatgttatttataatattatgtgcaacTCGAATATGCTGCGCTTGGctatatttgtttgtaaatatttttgaatattgagaacatttctaaaatattcaacatatataaacataaaataagttattctgatatcaaaaaatatatgcaataaataaataggtatagatactgcattataaattttatatacgtgCAAAAGAATCACGTTtacatttatgtacctatagattTTCTATATgacgtattaaaatatcattacgaTTGAACTTTCGATTACATTCATTGCATTCCTacgaatttaaaacaaataaagttatatattatatatacagaaaTTGTAACTCTAAAAtgcttatgaatttattttcaacattattttattgatggtGTGTCAATTGATGCCGgctcaaattatattttttggtaaaatttgCATTACAATTTTTGCAAACAaaagtcatattttaaatagtttaaaatttaaaataaaaaattagtattaaacacctataattataattttaataattttatgatattattgacgATTATacactaacaaaaaaatacattttgaaataatttgaagattttcaatgattaactatatacaataataatgcatgttttgattttaacaatGCATTCCagattatttactttaaagatTATTGACTTCCTCGTAtacttttactattataacaaatatttaaaatcatttgaggataaatcgttgtcGTCAGctgttacgcgatttcgtaaacattttaaattcaaacgcttataaaaagcATTTCATTTTGTCATCGGAAATTCGGAAACCACCACCaaagtttgataattaaagcattatttcgacaagttatgttGTACAAcaagacacaaaaaaaaatatatattattgtaaaatcaatacatttatcagtttgttcaaaatctaaaaatcaacagaaaaaaatcaaaatgataatattataatcaatataatataaacatagaaTATTTCTATGCATAAATTTTCCagcatatttatgtatatatacttataaaaccttttatttaactttatattaaccaatttttttataagcgttaaaagttcaaattgtatacttaatatgctaaaattgtgaaaatgtacaagtaatttagaagttgaaaattcataaaattgtttttatttatatctaaggttaaacaATTCAAcactatgttttttataagtttttcttcaaatagctatagagaaaactcgaaacgttactataggaaaaatgttatgaacgtttgaattttaaatttttacgaaattgcgtttcgataacgatttattagcttttgaagttctaatattgacaaaattcatcaaaatcatcaaaatttgtaaataattttgtagttaaaaatttgtaaaaaaattcgtATATGTAgcgctaagagttgaaaatttaatacaagattctcCATATGTGTggcttacaatattataaaacaacttGAACGTTggacaattaaaaacattttatctttagtttaaatttttataaaatccaaaattcacttataaaataagaatttaatatcaaattattttagatttttgttataccaAACTAAACCAGTcgtaaaaacttgaaacataaatcattaaaatgtacctaatatatttttaataaataatatcctaAGCTGAAAAATCATCTCAgcttaaaatcgttttttgtatacaatgatacctatgattggattcaaatttaacactcctatatattattataggtataatagtgaCCCGTATAAGGCACCTAATGTACTAATGTACAGCAAAGCGGTACCTACCCACTAGGCCacgctttttttttcatatattgtaatgatatGCTCACATTCACATATCatgattgtaaatttattattttcatccaataaaataaataacagtaaagTTGTCGCAAGCAGATAAAACCTATAaccctaataaatatattaaattactgatGAATGGAATGTCTAACGGTTCACATTGTTTAGTCACGTTTAGGACACTACACGTGATTATAACGATACGACGCAACACATGTAatccttttaatatttatatatttatacaattttacatattatactttatttattaaatttagtgtaatttaataattaatatttttattatta
The DNA window shown above is from Aphis gossypii isolate Hap1 chromosome 2, ASM2018417v2, whole genome shotgun sequence and carries:
- the LOC114122841 gene encoding mRNA turnover protein 4 homolog — its product is MPKSKRDKKISLTKTTKLGSKLKQSVMENLREAVNKYEHIFVFHTDNMRNGKLKDVRNEWKDSRFFFGKNKVMSYALGKSAQEEIQTNLHKLALKIEGQCGLLFTNRPVDKVIEWFDNYSEPEFPRAGIRAAYTVTLDEGPLPDTFIHSMEPSLRQLGLPTSLQRGVIQVLKSHTICKEGSIITPEQSRLLKLFGHKMAQFKIVLRYVWSKDGQFRPLLDE